One window of the Colletotrichum destructivum chromosome 4, complete sequence genome contains the following:
- a CDS encoding Putative peptidase A2A, retrovirus, catalytic, SPX domain-containing protein: MKFGKQIQKRQLEVPEYAASFVNYKALKKLIKKLSATPTLNAQNDTLRSAISIDSQAALQANKATFFFQLERELEKVNAFYLQKEAELKVRLKTLLDKKKVLQSRNGVSRRSAKFTTLEEGFQQFAGDLNKLQQFVEINGTAFSKILKKWDKTSKSKTKELYLSRAVEVQPFFNATVISELSDQATTSLQDLGAWAEGDNVSFEPRSDHIVSSQHLLGTDEGDADTLLLDTVISGNLEALRDLLIRMRTAASSSSGSGSDVSLMERITRTFLAAIHEAPKETLQVLLDTGLVDIQSEDDINERNCLHQAAIYGNTFVLEYGLAKGVAVDRTDVYGRVPLHYASMHGRLDMLDALTSANPQTMDLIDHDNFTPLVHSIIHGHLQCVERLLAKSARIDPVSDADHVPLNLACEHGSLAIVEMLLQHGAQIVPDAEGLYPQHLVARSGQMPELLLLLKNFGADLDQIDKLYGWTPLVHAASEGNVPCLQALLDVGADPNIVDEKDLPAMYYAAWEGHLECMQLLAPFNARTKASPMILQPGLGPMMASSGPDPMALDPDAIPELELPPPIIPLRRYGHNFLDTKTVIQISFEENGDQPLVFFHDGKYPAARLTISSKVSDLIPKNIMLPFQEDTRIVSFQIDNLESFTLDFDVFPTYGAKIIAKTVALPNTFKALLSSSGKCCLPLFDPRLRAIGQISFHTQVIKPFNGKPLEITDFETYWKATSQFDRSPSTFVTGSSLSGDFVRLFVQHTSDGVPVLWPRWTIPCGGIDLPISRLTMEQFNTITCKSPSRAELSSLRSRPLDDIADVHRVLATAGIPLDEALALLPHGMHVNIQILYPSLEEERAIGLGPSLDLNTFVDSLLTIVFDHARAQRAQSLESVRSVVFSSYNPSMCTAINWKQPNFPVFLCNDLGREDVMTPPDVIQSHGRRSASIKEVVRIAQGNNFMGLICCSRLLDMVPALVDAIKSNGLALVTDKSLEPSSTNSLTDPFPRLPKGVDGVLKSHGVLRFNESIDV, encoded by the exons AT GAAGTTCGGCAAGCAGATCCAGAAGCGTCAGCTTGAGGTCCCTGAGTATGCCGCGAGTTTCGTCAACTACAAGGCGCTCAAAAAG CTCATCAAGAAACTGTCGGCTACTCCCACGCTGAACGCACAAAATGACACTCTCCGCTCCGCAATATCTATAGATTCCCAGGCTGCTCTCCAGGCCAACAAGGCCACGTTCTTCTTCCAGCTG GAACGAGAGCTCGAAAAAGTCAACGCCTTTTACCTTCAaaaggaggccgag CTCAAAGTCCGGTTGAAGACCCTTctcgacaagaagaaggttCTGCAGTCTCGCAATGGGGTTTCAAGGCGGTCAGCCAAGTTCACAACCCTCGAGGAGGGCTTCCAACAGTTCGCTGGCGACCTGAACAAGCTGCAGCAGTTTGTTGAGATCAACGGAACGGCCTTTTCCAAGATCCTCAAAAAGTGGGACAAGACATCAAAGTCGAAAACAAAGGAACTCTACCTGTCAAGAGCAGTCGAGGTCCAGCCCTTCTTCAACGCTACCGTCATCAGCGAACTCTCCGACCAAGCGACGACTAGTTTGCAAGATCTAGGTGCTTGGGCTGAGGGAGACAATGTTAGCTTCGAGCCTCGCAGTGACCACATCGTGAGCAGTCAGCACCTGCTCGGgaccgacgagggcgatgcgGATACTCTCCTGCTCGACACGGTCATCTCGGGGAACCTGGAGGCGTTGAGGGACCTGCTGATCCGCATGAGGACCGCCGCCAGCtcatcctcgggctcgggctccgACGTTTCGTTGATGGAGAGGATAACCCGGACGTTCCTCGCAGCAATCCACGAGGCGCCCAAAGAGACTCTGCAGGTCCTACTCGATACTGGTCTGGTTGACATTCAGTCGGAGGACGACATCAACGAGCGGAACTGCCTGCACCAGGCCGCCATCTACGGAAACACCTTTGTTCTCGAGTACGGCCTCGCCAAGGGCGTGGCTGTCGATCGCACCGATGTCTACGGCAGAGTCCCGCTGCACTACGCCAGCATGCATGGACGCCTGGATATGCTCGATGCCCTTACCAGCG CGAACCCTCAAACGATGGATCTGATCGACCACGACAACTTCACACCACTAGTACACTCGATAATCCACGGTCACCTGCAGTGCGTTGAGCGGTTACTGGCCAAGTCCGCTCGTATTGACCCGGTGTCGGACGCAGACCATGTGCCGCTGAATCTTGCGTGCGAGCACGGGTCGCTGGCAATCGTCGAGATGCTGCTCCAGCATGGCGCACAGATCGTTCCTGACGCCGAGGGGCTCTACCCTCAACACCTTGTGGCTCGGTCCGGCCAGATGCCAGAGCTCCTGTTGCTGCTTAAGAACTTTGGCGCAGATCTCGATCAGATCGACAAGTTGTATGGATGGACGCCCCTGGTCCACGCCGCGAGCGAAGGCAACGTCCCTTGCCTCCAGGCCCTGCTGGACGTCGGAGCGGACCCGAACATCGTTGACGAGAAGGACCTCCCGGCGATGTACTACGCGGCGTGGGAGGGCCATCTAGAGTGCATGCAATTACTGGCTCCTTTCAACGCGAGGACCAAAGCAAGCCCCATGATTCTGCAGCCCGGGCTGgggccgatgatggccagCAGCGGACCCGACCCGATGGCTCTCGATCCGGACGCCATCCCCGAGCtcgagctgccgccgcccataATACCGCTGCGCCGCTACGGGCACAATTTCCTCGACACCAAGACTGTCATCCAGATCAGCTTCGAGGAGAACGGAGACCAGCCCCTAGTGTTCTTCCACGACGGAAAGTACCCGGCCGCCCGCCTCACGATCTCGTCCAAGGTTTCCGACCTCATCCCGAAGAATATCATGCTGCCTTTCCAAGAAGATACCCGTATTGTTTCGTTCCAGATCGACAACCTCGAATCTTTCACTCTGGACTTTGACGTTTTCCCGACCTACGGCGCAAAGATCATCGCCAAAACGGTGGCCCTGCCCAACACGTTTAAGGCGCTGCTCAGCAGCTCCGGCAAATGCTGTCTACCCCTGTTCGACCCGAGGTTACGCGCAATCGGCCAGATAAGCTTCCACACGCAGGTCATCAAGCCCTTCAACGGCAAGCCGCTCGAGATCACGGACTTTGAGACGTATTGGAAGGCCACGAGCCAGTTCGACCGGAGCCCCAGCACGTTCGTGACGGGGTCGAGTCTGTCTGGCGACTTtgtccgcctcttcgtccaGCACACCAGCGATGGCGTGCCTGTGCTGtggccgaggtggacgaTACCGTGCGGGGGAATCGACCTGCCCATTTCCCGGCTGACGATGGAGCAGTTTAACACCATCACGTGCAAGAGCCCGAGTCGCGCCGAGCTGTCGTCGTTGCGCTCGAGACCCCTGGATgacatcgccgacgtccATCGCgtcttggcgacggcgggtattcccctcgacgaggcgttGGCGCTGCTTCCGCACGGCATGCACGTCAACATTCAGATTCTCTACCCGTCGCTGGAAGAGGAACGcgccatcggcctcggcccaTCACTGGACCTCAACACCTTTGTCGACTCCCTCCTGACCATTGTATTTGACCACGCCCGCGCCCAGAGGGCGCAGTCCCTCGAGTCGGTCCGCTCCGTTGTCTTCAGCTCGTACAACCCGAGCATGTGCACGGCGATCAACTGGAAGCAGCCCAACTTCCCCGTCTTCCTCTGCAacgacctcggccgggagGATGTCATGACGCCCCCGGACGTGATCCAGAGCCACGGCCGTAGGTCTGCCTCGATCAAGGAGGTGGTCAGGATTGCGCAGGGCAACAACTTTATGGGATTGATCTGCTGTTCACGCCTACTC GACATGGTCCCCGCCCTGGTGGACGCAATCAAGTCAAacggcctcgcccttgtcACGGACAAGTCGCTGGAGCCTTCGTCGACGAATTCCCTGACGGATCCGTTCCCGCGGTTGCCCAAGGGGGTAGACGGCGTTCTAAAAAGTCACGGTGTTTTGCGCTTCAATGAATCCATAGACGTGTAG